Proteins co-encoded in one Aspergillus fumigatus Af293 chromosome 6, whole genome shotgun sequence genomic window:
- a CDS encoding WD40 repeat domain-containing protein → MFVLPPPPPRYTVPVAYAAGAANGMAVPVVETNNILSHPEGGCPLQVGEGTYELKDDLHLATPPPHPSEAPIINPNPLATVPTPPTSGVKVSLVCVSPRSRTPSFISKQIVTAPPFGDGNPALVPAPVKDGLKRRKPKNNIIKSSSSFVSRVITHEVATKRLSERSPEGLFAFANINRAFQWLDLSSKQKEDPLAKILFTKAHMLCHDINEVTKSPSHIDVVMGSSAGDIIWYEPISQKYARINKNGVVCNSPVTHIKWIPGSENLFMASHANGQLVVYDKEKEDALFTPEIQDQSAEAVKASSTQPLQVLKSVNSRNQKTNPVALWKLANQRISHFAFSPDQRHLAVVLEDGSLRVMDYLKEEVLDIFRSYYGGLICVCWSPDGKYIVTGGQDDLVTIWSFPERKIVARCQGHNSWVSAVAFDPWQCDERTYRFGSVGDDCRLLLWDFSVGMLHRPKVHQTSARQRTSMVAGSSQYGNRHRADSVGNRMRSDSQRTANTYESCDQAVRHPVEPRARTALLPPIMSKVVGTDPICWLGFQEDCIMTSSLEGHIRTWDRPREGINDKYNDQSSSTAVSASAAGSGSISGLAESTMGSL, encoded by the exons ATGTT TGTTCTTccgcctccacctcctcgctACACCGTGCCAGTCGCTTATGCTGCTGGCGCGGCAAATGGCATGGCAGTGCCGGTCGTAGAGACCAATAACATACTCAGTCATCCAGAAGGCGGCTGCCCGCTGCAAGTTGGAGAAG GCACCTACGAACTCAAGGACGACCTGCACCTAGCAACCCCTCCTCCACACCCATCTGAAGCTCCAATCATAAATCCAAATCCTCTTGCGACTGTTCCAACACCTCCGACATCCGGCGTCAAGGTTTCACTAGTTTGTGTCAGTCCTCGAAGCAGGACTCCCTCTTTCATCTCAAAGCAGATCGTAACAGCGCCCCCTTTTGGAGATGGAAACCCGGCACTGGTACCTGCTCCTGTCAAGGACGGGTTGAAAAGGCGGAAGCCCAAGAACAACATTATCAAGAGCAGTTCGTCCTTCGTATCACGGGTCATCACTCATGAAGTGGCCACAAAGCGGTTGAGTGAGCGGAGTCCGGAAGGCCTCTTTGCTTTCGCCAATATCAACCGCGCCTTCCAATGGCTTGATCTCAGTTCGAAGCAGAAGGAAGACCCGCTTGCAAAGATTCTCTTCACAAAGGCGCACATGTTGTGTCACGATATCAATGAGGTCACCAAAAGCCCTTCTCATATCGACGTGGTTATGGGTTCCTCTGCTGGTGACATCATCTGGTACGAGCCTATTTCTCAAAAGTACGCCCGAATAAATAAGAATGGAGTCGTCTGCAATTCTCCGGTCACTCATATTAAATGGATTCCTGGGTCGGAAAATCTGTTTATGGCTTCTCATGCAAACGGACAATTAGTAGTCTATgataaagagaaggaagatgctCTTTTCACCCCTGAAATCCAGGATCAGTCAGCGGAGGCAGTCAAGGCATCAAGTACACAGCCGCTGCAGGTGTTAAAGTCCGTCAACTCCAGGAACCAAAAGACTAACCCTGTCGCTCTTTGGAAACTTGCAAACCAAAGAATATCCCACTTTGCATTCTCCCCAGACCAAAGGCATTTGGCAGTTGTCTTGGAGGATGGCTCTCTACGAGTGATGGACTACTTGAAAGAAGA GGTCTTGGACATTTTTCGCAGTTACTATGGTGGACTCATCTGCGTCTGCTGGTCGCCTGATGGCAAATACATTGTCACCGGCGGACAGGATGATTTAGTGACTATTTGGTCCTTCCCGGAGCGCAAAATCGTAGCTCGTTGTCAGGGTCACAACTCTTGGGTTTCCGCGGTCGCCTTCGATCCGTGGCAATGCGACGAACGGACCTACAGATTTGGTAGTGTCGGTGACGACTGCAGGCTTCTTCTGTGGGACTTCAGCGTTGGCATGCTGCACCGACCGAAGGTG CATCAAACCAGCGCCCGTCAGCGAACAAGCATGGTCGCTGGCAGTTCACAATATGGCAATCGTCACCGAGCTGACAGTGTGGGCAACAGGATGAGGTCAGATTCTCAGAGGACAGCAAACACCTATGAGAGTTGCGACCAAGCTGTCCGTCACCCTGTAGAACCCAGAGCACGCACGGCCTTGCTGCCGCCTATCATG TCCAAGGTCGTTGGCACGGACCCTATCTGCTGGCTGGGATTCCAAGAAGATTGTATTATGACCTCTTCCCTTGAAG GCCACATTCGCACCTGGGATCGTCCTCGAGAAGGCATAAATGACAAGTACAACGACCAGTCATCGTCAACTGCGGTCAGCGCCAGCGCTGCTGGCTCAGGGTCTATCTCTGGGCTTGCTGAATCCACCATGGGCTCGCTCTGA
- a CDS encoding GPI anchored serine-threonine rich family protein: protein MRFFTSIIALAATATALTITSPKSLDQVDMSKSVNIEWQYVQSDSQNFSIVLVNMITQPPINKVIAKEVKASDEKYTVDGISGIPKANGYQVNFVSTGPTNTGILAQSPQFNVTDVKTVPKTTSTESQTATATASATATATATTNAAASLMAPAAVGSFIWGLLVMVV, encoded by the exons ATGCGCTTCTTCACCTCAATCATTGCTCTCGCAGCTACCGCTACAG CCCTCACCATCACATCCCCCAAGAGCCTGGACCAGGTGGATATGAGCAAGTCCGTCAATATTGAATGGCAATATGTCCA ATCCGACTCCCAGAACTTCTCCATCGTGCTAGTCAACATGATCACCCAGCCCCCCATCAACAAAGTCATCGCCAAGGAAGTCAAAGCCTCCGATGAGAAATACACCGTGGATGGTATCTCCGGCATTCCCAAGGC AAACGGCTATCAGGTCAACTTCGTCAGCACGGGACCCACGAACACGGGGATCCTGGCCCAATCTCCCCAGTTCAACGTCACAGACGTCAAGACTGTGCCAAAGACTACTTCCACCG AGAGCCAAACCGCCACCGCGACTGCTTCCGCTACCGCCACCGCTACCGCGACGACTAACGCTGCTGCATCTCTCATGGCCCCAGCTGCTGTGGGCTCCTTTATTTGGGGTCTTTTGGTTATGGTCGTGTAA